The bacterium genomic interval GCTCGGGGAACAGATCGGGATAAAGCCCCGCGATGACGTCGGCGACATCCCACAGCGGCACGCCGAAGATCTCCATGTCCACGACCTCGCGCCAGGTCAGGCCGATGATCGCGTCGTCGATGCTCTTGCACTGCATCACGGGTAGCGGTGGCGGCGGCAGGCCGAGGTCGTTAAATATCTTGCGGATCGTTGCGGTTTCGATCGCGCCGGGCAACGGCGTTTGCGGCACCGGCCACGTCAGGCCTCCCGTGGAGATCGCATGCGCGACGTACGCCATCTGGCAGCTCGCGAGGCTCCCCAAGTCCTGCCACTCCACCTCGCCGTCGGGGTTGCGTTCGCCGGCGGGGGAAAGCGTTTCGTAGTCGTGCCATTCGTCAACGGTCATGAGCACGTTGTCGTGCGCGACGATGTTGTCGCCCGTGCGGCGCGCGGCCTCGGCGGCGCGATACGCGGCGGCGGCCAGATCCGCGGGCAGTCCCGGCGTCGCCTCGATCTCGAACGCGGCGATGTAGCCCATCGCGTAGTCGGTGAAGTTGTCACGCGAGTTCTGGTTGCCCCAATACGCGCCGGTCCACGGACCTTTCTGCGTGATCATGATCGACGAGCAGCAATCCGACTGGCGCAGGAACGGCGGATCGTGATCGAGCTCATCGAAGACGTACGTGACGGCGTAGGCGGTCAGCTCGTTGACCGCCTTGAAGTTGAACATCCACTCTTCGGGATTCTCGCGGTACGTGAACGTCACGCCGTCGTAGAACGCGTCCAGAATTTCCTGTTCGAGCGCGGGTGGATACGTCACCGGCCCGGCGACGGGCAACCCCCATTTGGTGCGCGTGATCGTGTCGCCGGCGCCGTCCATCGTACGCGTCCAACCGGGATACGCCTCGCGCGTCGTCAGGCCCGGATGCCCGGACACGGCCTCGTTAAAGACGATGCCCTCGAGCATGCGGATGAGCGAAAGTTCCAGCTCGCGCCCGCCGATCGCCTGATAGAGCTTCCACGTCGAAAAGAGCGTCTTGCCGAACGGGTTGTTGTCGTTCGGGCCCGCCACGACCTCGTATTCGTCGCCGTCTCTCGCGACCGCCGCCTTGCCGAATGCGTTGGCCGCGACCGCGTCGTCCGAAAGCGCGAAACGGTTGAGGCTCACGTTCGCGCGCGCGGTGCGTTCTTTATAGAACAGCCGAAACGCGTCCGCTTTCGCGTTCGGGTTAGGCTGCGGCGGCGGAAACGTGTCGTCATCGTCGCCGGTGTCGTCATCCCCGGTATCGTCGTCGTGGCTGTCGTCGTCGATGTCGTCGTCGTCGCTGTCGTCGTCGAAGGCGTCATCATCGACCGCATCATCGTCCGCGTCGTCGTCGAGCACGTCATCGTCCAGCGCGTCATCGTCGGCCACATCGTCATCGACGGCGGGGAAATCCGCGTCGTCGTCATCACTCGGCAGCGGCGCGTCGTAGGCCGCGTCGCCGGCGGCGTCCTCGCTGGCTTCGTCGCATCCGCACCCGGTGGCAAACAGAAAAAGCGCAGCAACCGCGCAAAGAAGACGCATCGATATCCGGCGCATGGTGTAACCCGCCCCCCAGGAATTGGGCGGATTATAGACCCGCGCCGCGGGGGTAGGCAAAGGCGGGACGCACCGCGTGAAGCGGCATGAAATTAATCGGAAATCGGGTGCTCGCGGTCCGTGACTTCGAGCCATAAGGCGTCGGCGCAAAAATCGAGGACGCGGGTCTCGTCAAACGAGCCGTCCGGCGCCGGCCACTCCAGGGTCCGGCCGTTGCGCCCGATCCGAAACGCTCCGAAAAATTCGCGTGATGCGAGCGGGCTGTAAATTCCACCGATGGCGATTGTCGAGGCAAAATCGACGTCGCCCTCGTGGCCGTCGTCAAAACGAACATGCACCGTCGAATTCCCCGCGAGGCCGACTTCGACAATGCGAGGCAATGGGTCCGGCAGTGCGTCGGCTCGACGGCCGTTCAGGGTTTCATTATCGTGAATTTCCGTCGTCATCTTCTTATTCCAAAGGTTCAATCCAATTCGTATTTTCGCCGTGGCGCAAACGCGTCCAGTTTGCCATGATTTCGTTTTCGTGAAGCCGGGCCCACTCAAAAATTAATGCGCGTACGCGCTTTGGCGGCCGTCCCTCGAGCACACCGACCGGCGAAATCGTAAAACAAAACTCGTCGCCACCGTAGGTTACGTGAAAATGTGGCGGATTGTGGTCCCGGGCGTTCATAAATACCGTCATTCCGTAAAATCGAGAAATCGTCGGCACGATTTGGACGTCGCTCCTTTTCGCGGACGATCGACCGCAGGCACCAAGTGTAACGCAATTCCCGGCATCGGTGAATTGGGGTTGGACATCTGCTTGATGATTTCCCGCGAACGGCCGATAAACGAACGCATGCGGACGAACCCATCGCGGCATGGTTTCGGCGGACGCGCGTCCGTCGTGTTTGCGTTTTTTCTTCTGGCGTTCGCGCTTGCGTTCGGCGCGGGCTGCGATTGCGGCGCGTCCAACGCCGGCGCGGGGCACGACGATCTCTCCGCCGGTGACGACGACGACGCGGGCGGAGACGACGACGGCGGCCTGTCCGACGACGACGCCTCGGACGACCCCGACACGGACTTCGATCCACTGACCTGCGCCCTGCCCGATCCCGAAGGCGTCGCGCCGAACCTGATCGCCGGCGGCGAAATCGACGGCGAAATCCGCGCCTGGGCCTTCGATCACGCCACGTGCATGCCCCTTGCCGGGGTCGACATATTGAACGGCGGGCAGACGTATACGACCGATGAGGACGGTTTCGCCTCGGTCCCCGCCGGCGGCTCCGTGCAATTCGTCACCGCGCGCATGGACGGATGCCGCGCTTGGACCTACCTGGCGGACGCGCGCGTGATGTATTTCCGCCTGCTTTGCGGCGAACCCGAAACGGACGACGCGTCCGAGGGCTCCTTCCTGCTCGGAGGAACCCCCATCGGCGCCGCGAACGTGACCGGCGGCGACTATCTTGCGTCCGAACCGCTGGCGTTCGGTTTCGCGTGGCCGGGCGTTTCCAGACAGGAGTTGCTGCTGCCGCCACCCGCGTTATACGCGGACGAGACGTTCGCGTTGACCTTTGGCGCGACGAGCTATGACCTGCCGAGAAATATCTTCCTCCCCGCGCTTGGCGCGACGGCCGGCGCGAACGCGATCATCGGCTCGAACGATGCGTTTGTCGTGCCGCTGATAGAAACGAACGCGCTTGCCGGATTCGCCGCCGAGGTGAATTTTTCGGATGTGTACGACGCAAGCGAACTTTCGGATATCGTTACCGCCTTCGCCACGAACGATCCGGGCGGAGCGCTCGACGCGGCGCTTGCGAACGCCTCCGCGCTCTGGGGCGCCGTCCACGCGACGCACGTCGGCATCGCGCCCGAGCGCGACGTGGCGACGGCGAGTCTTCGCGTGCGCGCGGCCGATCGGATCGTCACCGTTATCGCCGAGAACGCCGGGGGCGCGGCGCATATCGCAGCGGTCTTCGCCGAAGTGCCCAACCGCGCGTTCGTACCGATGGGGATCGGCGTGCTCGATGCCGACGGTCGCGCGGCGCTGTTGACCGCGGATGTGCCGGACGCCGATTTCATCGTCGCGCTCGCGCGAACCGACAGTCTCACCGCAGACTTCGATACGCTGAATGCATCCGTCATCCTGACGACCCGGGAAGATATCTCGAACTTCGGCAGCGCGGTCCAATTCGATGCGGACGATTTGCTGCCGCTGTTTGACGCGGGCGCGACGGGACTCGACGTCGCGAGCGGCGTCGTCACGTTCGAGCTCGACGGGTTCGAGCAGGGCGTGGACGTATATCTGGTGCATCACGAGGCGCAAAACCCCGCCTGCCCCGTCTATGACATCATCGTTCCCGCGAGCGAACCGCAGATCACAATCCCCGAGGCGGTTTGCCCGCACGCTTCGTTGTCCGCCAACGACCTTGTCGTGGTGTTCGCGATCGACCTGCCCGAAGAAATCGCCGTCGATCTCATGGATCCCACCGCGCTTTTCGCGGAACGCGACCTGCGTTTCGTGGTGTGGGCGAATCGCGGGCTGGCGTCGCTGCTATGAGGATCGAGGATCGAGGATTGAGGATTGAGGATTGAGGATTGAGGATTGAGATTCAAAAACGCGGGGTGGCGAGATGGGCGAAGACAGGGAAAACACACTTCATTATCGCAGGACCGAGGTCTGGCAACGAGCGATGAGCGTGGCGCGCGCGGTCTACGCGCTGGCGACGAAATTGCCGAAAGAGGAAACGTACGGCATGCGTTCGCAGATCACGGGGGCTGCGGTTTCCGTGCCGTCGAATATCGCGGAGGGGTGGACCCGCAACTCGAAAAAAGAAAAGGGGCACTTCTTCGCCATCGCACAGGCTTCGCTCGCGGAGACGGAAACGTTGTTGACGCTTTGCGAAGACTTTCGATGGTTTACGATGGCGGAGTCTCAGGATCTTCGCGGATACATCGACGAGGTCAGTCGAATGCTGACAGTGATGCGCCGCAAGTGGCGCGTGGATTAAGACTCAATCCTCAATCCTCAATCCTCAATCCTCAATCCTCAATCCTCAATCCTCAATCCTCAATCCTCAATCCTCTCCTTCGCCGCCTCGATCTGCTTGACCGATAGCCCTTCATACGCGAAACGCGCCAGTCCCAGCACCGTCTGCGGAAGATAGTTCGTGGCGTGGATGATGACGGCGATCGAAAGCGCGAGCGTCTCCTCCACGCCGGCGTATTTCACGAGCGCCTGTTGCGCGAGGTAGTGGTACACGCCGACGTAGCCCGGCGCGGCGGGAACCGCGACCGCCACCGCGACCGCCATGATGAGGACGACGACGGCGCGAAACGACAGTTCGACGTCGAACGCGTACACCGCGTAGTACATGTTGAACGCGCTCACGACCCAGATCGCGATGGACGTGACCACGATGATCGCGACGTGCGACGGGCGCGTGGACTGCGTCAGGCCGCGGACAAACGACGTGAACAGGCCGATGACGAATTTCCCCGCGCGAGGCGGCAGCGGTTTGAGCAGAAAGCCGAGCCAGGCCACCGCCGCGTAGGTCTTCCACTTCAGCGCGAGGATCGCGGCCAGCAACCCCGCGCCGCCCACGGCCAGCACAAGCGCGACGCGCCCCTCGCTCACCGGGATCACGCGCGACAGATCGAGATCAAACGCGAACAGGATGCCGGTGAACAAAAAGAGA includes:
- a CDS encoding DUF4160 domain-containing protein, whose amino-acid sequence is MPTISRFYGMTVFMNARDHNPPHFHVTYGGDEFCFTISPVGVLEGRPPKRVRALIFEWARLHENEIMANWTRLRHGENTNWIEPLE
- a CDS encoding four helix bundle protein — its product is MSVARAVYALATKLPKEETYGMRSQITGAAVSVPSNIAEGWTRNSKKEKGHFFAIAQASLAETETLLTLCEDFRWFTMAESQDLRGYIDEVSRMLTVMRRKWRVD
- a CDS encoding DUF2442 domain-containing protein — its product is MHVRFDDGHEGDVDFASTIAIGGIYSPLASREFFGAFRIGRNGRTLEWPAPDGSFDETRVLDFCADALWLEVTDREHPISD
- a CDS encoding flippase-like domain-containing protein, giving the protein MRSWKFWLGLVLSVFFFWLAARNIDVGLFLSSLATIKSWAVVLAMAIVVATLMIRGVRWRYLLLPVKPIRFPQLFWSTTIGFAVNNVLPARLGEFARAYSLARRETIAFGASFGSIVVERLYDSFAVLFLFTGILFAFDLDLSRVIPVSEGRVALVLAVGGAGLLAAILALKWKTYAAVAWLGFLLKPLPPRAGKFVIGLFTSFVRGLTQSTRPSHVAIIVVTSIAIWVVSAFNMYYAVYAFDVELSFRAVVVLIMAVAVAVAVPAAPGYVGVYHYLAQQALVKYAGVEETLALSIAVIIHATNYLPQTVLGLARFAYEGLSVKQIEAAKERIED